The Anaerosoma tenue genome has a window encoding:
- the mnhG gene encoding monovalent cation/H(+) antiporter subunit G has translation MSIQTVLDTVSVLAFIGSGFFFVAGSVGLVRFPDVFTRLHALTKADNLGLGLLVVGLALRSGSWTAAAKLFVVWLLIVFTGATACHLVASAAREKGIQPWVRETS, from the coding sequence ATGAGCATCCAGACCGTCCTGGACACCGTGAGCGTGCTCGCTTTCATCGGAAGCGGGTTCTTCTTCGTCGCCGGATCGGTAGGTCTCGTCAGGTTCCCCGACGTCTTCACGCGCCTCCACGCCCTCACCAAGGCCGACAACCTCGGCCTCGGCCTCTTGGTCGTTGGATTGGCGCTCCGCTCCGGTTCATGGACCGCCGCGGCGAAACTGTTCGTCGTGTGGCTGCTCATCGTGTTCACCGGCGCGACCGCCTGCCATCTCGTTGCCAGCGCGGCGCGCGAGAAGGGCATCCAGCCCTGGGTGCGTGAGACCTCATGA
- a CDS encoding monovalent cation/H+ antiporter complex subunit F — MKMTLEILAIVLIASVALGIYRIERGPTAADRMLAPMLFGTSGTALTLLLAEIEGIHSLYDVALVFALLGALTTVAFVKRAWGPDE, encoded by the coding sequence ATGAAGATGACGCTCGAGATCCTCGCCATAGTGCTCATCGCCAGCGTGGCGCTCGGCATCTACCGTATCGAGCGAGGGCCCACAGCCGCAGACCGCATGCTCGCACCGATGCTGTTCGGCACTTCGGGGACCGCCCTCACGCTGCTCCTCGCAGAGATCGAGGGCATCCATAGCCTCTACGACGTGGCGCTCGTGTTCGCACTCCTCGGAGCACTCACGACTGTTGCTTTCGTGAAGCGCGCCTGGGGGCCTGACGAATGA
- a CDS encoding Na+/H+ antiporter subunit E, whose amino-acid sequence MTTATTVRRILLRTAWFVLAWIIVSEADLGSLVMGVPFAVLAAVLSTALIRSDMPRISVRGTLRYIGFFVVQSVLGGIDVAARALRPSLPLDPGCIWYPIRITGRPARVLFADTISLLPGTLSARMDGDRLEVHMLDMCARSIEGLIALEDRVGAVFGQTLAPRTIEDLA is encoded by the coding sequence ATGACCACTGCGACCACCGTACGGCGGATACTGCTCCGTACGGCGTGGTTCGTTCTGGCGTGGATCATCGTCAGCGAGGCCGATCTCGGCTCGCTCGTCATGGGCGTTCCGTTCGCCGTGCTCGCAGCAGTGCTCTCCACTGCGCTCATACGCAGCGACATGCCACGCATCAGTGTCCGGGGAACGCTGCGCTACATCGGTTTCTTCGTCGTCCAATCGGTCCTCGGGGGCATCGATGTGGCCGCGCGGGCGCTGCGCCCCTCCCTTCCGCTCGATCCCGGGTGCATCTGGTATCCGATCCGGATCACCGGCAGGCCGGCGCGGGTCCTGTTCGCAGATACGATCAGCCTGTTGCCGGGCACACTAAGCGCTCGCATGGACGGCGACCGGCTCGAGGTCCATATGCTGGACATGTGCGCGAGATCGATCGAGGGACTCATCGCCCTGGAGGACCGCGTGGGCGCGGTGTTCGGGCAGACACTCGCACCGCGGACTATCGAGGATCTCGCATGA
- a CDS encoding tyrosine-type recombinase/integrase: MGKRANGEGSLYQRGDGKWCASLRYEDPTTGERGRKTFYGRTKTEARAKMKAARDRIDGGGPVRDSSATVAQWLAEWRQTTLAASSRKATTKANYGCLAKRHLEAGAIGAVSLERLRPADVERLIIALRARGLSEATVQRVFNVLRMALADAVRDGLMARNPAAAIAQPKVARKEARFLSQDETRRILEAARRTRYYAVLATIAALGLRRGEALALRWADVDLDAGTVHVRGTLARIDGELVVTEPKTAKSRRVLALSPGMVRLLKDTRKKQLEERLRAANIWQEGGYVFTTPCGTPFEPRNVLRALTTAAEHAGVEGATVHTLRHSAATMWLENGVNLKAVSELLGHADIRITADVYGHVSAEVARAAVTASAAAIGL; this comes from the coding sequence ATGGGCAAGAGAGCGAACGGTGAGGGCAGTCTGTACCAGCGCGGCGACGGCAAGTGGTGCGCGTCTCTCCGCTACGAGGACCCCACCACCGGCGAACGTGGGCGCAAGACGTTCTACGGCAGGACCAAGACCGAGGCCCGCGCCAAGATGAAGGCAGCGCGGGACCGCATCGACGGCGGTGGGCCCGTCCGTGATTCATCGGCCACGGTCGCGCAGTGGCTCGCCGAGTGGCGGCAGACCACGCTCGCGGCCTCCAGCCGGAAGGCGACCACCAAGGCGAACTACGGATGCCTCGCGAAGCGGCACCTCGAGGCGGGCGCTATCGGTGCCGTCAGCCTGGAAAGGCTCAGGCCGGCCGACGTGGAGCGGCTCATCATCGCCCTCCGGGCGCGGGGCCTCTCCGAGGCGACCGTGCAACGCGTGTTCAACGTGCTGCGCATGGCGCTCGCCGATGCGGTACGTGACGGGCTCATGGCCCGCAATCCGGCGGCAGCGATCGCCCAGCCGAAGGTGGCCCGCAAGGAGGCCCGCTTCCTCTCGCAGGACGAGACGAGGCGGATCCTCGAAGCGGCACGCCGCACCCGGTACTACGCGGTGCTTGCCACGATCGCGGCGCTCGGCCTCAGGCGGGGCGAGGCGCTCGCGCTCAGGTGGGCCGACGTGGATCTCGACGCCGGGACAGTGCACGTGCGGGGCACGCTCGCGCGGATCGACGGCGAGCTCGTGGTCACAGAGCCGAAGACGGCCAAGAGCCGCCGCGTGCTCGCGCTGTCGCCCGGGATGGTGCGTCTGCTGAAGGACACCCGCAAGAAGCAGCTCGAGGAGCGCCTGAGGGCCGCGAACATCTGGCAAGAAGGCGGATACGTGTTCACGACGCCCTGCGGCACGCCTTTCGAGCCGCGGAACGTCCTGAGAGCGCTCACGACGGCCGCGGAGCACGCCGGCGTGGAGGGCGCTACAGTGCACACGCTCAGGCACTCGGCGGCCACCATGTGGCTCGAGAACGGCGTCAATCTGAAAGCCGTGAGCGAGCTTCTGGGGCATGCTGATATCCGCATCACGGCGGACGTGTACGGGCACGTGAGCGCCGAGGTGGCACGGGCCGCCGTGACGGCCAGCGCCGCGGCGATCGGGCTCTGA
- a CDS encoding helix-turn-helix domain-containing protein, which translates to MDSRLLSVDEAQKALGVHRSTLYELMRSGDIESVRIGRRRLIPVQTIEAFIEGLRAVAR; encoded by the coding sequence ATGGACAGTAGGCTACTAAGTGTGGACGAGGCCCAGAAAGCGCTGGGCGTGCACAGGTCGACGCTATACGAGCTCATGAGGAGTGGCGACATCGAGTCGGTGAGGATCGGCCGGCGCCGCCTCATCCCGGTACAGACGATCGAGGCGTTCATCGAGGGCCTACGGGCGGTGGCGCGATGA
- a CDS encoding AAA family ATPase — translation MSDDVLVDGLLKVGDVGVLAAPPKAGKTLALEDLAVALAGSHVGRQEWMGRRCEPWECEGPDDILERIVLYLNLEIPADERRARHRSALAARGLTEEDVKHSYFAMDLRDTEGAWDFDALWQQVKWHVNAVSDLEYVDLIVIDPIYMLVDGDENSNKAMAAFLSQEIAAFRDVYRCAVVFSHHFIKAWRSVKSHEDRIAGAGTLSRYPDSIMTLSPATAGRTEFNATTRSMDFHDIRGLMLIQDGPRFVECSDTAAEAIAGDPFETKLRAAFDELSTSGPVRVSELAKKLRKDRSSLYGRLPKYGFNITKGVVTPSVVGVEPDPTTDNNSGGV, via the coding sequence ATGAGCGACGATGTGCTCGTCGACGGCTTGCTCAAAGTAGGTGACGTGGGGGTCCTGGCGGCGCCACCGAAAGCGGGCAAGACCTTGGCACTCGAGGATCTCGCTGTCGCGCTGGCGGGATCCCACGTCGGAAGGCAGGAGTGGATGGGCCGCCGCTGTGAGCCCTGGGAGTGTGAAGGCCCCGACGACATCCTGGAGCGGATAGTGCTCTACCTCAATCTCGAGATACCGGCTGATGAGCGCCGTGCGCGGCACCGCTCCGCGCTTGCGGCCCGCGGCCTCACCGAGGAGGACGTGAAACACTCCTACTTCGCGATGGACCTGCGTGACACTGAGGGCGCCTGGGACTTCGATGCCCTGTGGCAGCAGGTGAAGTGGCACGTGAACGCCGTCAGCGACCTGGAGTACGTCGACCTGATCGTCATCGATCCGATCTACATGTTGGTGGACGGCGATGAGAACAGCAACAAAGCCATGGCCGCGTTCCTGAGCCAGGAGATCGCGGCGTTCCGGGACGTGTACCGATGCGCAGTGGTCTTCAGCCACCACTTCATCAAGGCGTGGCGCAGCGTGAAGAGTCACGAGGACCGCATCGCGGGCGCGGGCACCCTGAGCCGCTATCCCGACTCGATCATGACGCTCAGCCCCGCCACGGCCGGGCGCACCGAGTTCAACGCCACCACGCGCAGCATGGACTTCCACGACATACGCGGCCTGATGCTCATCCAGGACGGCCCCCGGTTCGTCGAGTGCAGCGACACCGCCGCCGAGGCCATCGCAGGCGATCCGTTCGAAACGAAGCTGCGCGCGGCATTCGATGAACTGTCCACGAGTGGCCCGGTCCGGGTGTCGGAGCTCGCGAAGAAGCTCAGAAAGGACCGGTCGTCGTTGTACGGACGGCTTCCGAAGTACGGATTCAACATCACCAAAGGTGTTGTGACCCCCTCTGTTGTTGGTGTTGAGCCCGACCCAACAACAGATAACAACTCTGGTGGTGTGTGA
- a CDS encoding tape measure protein yields MSDGQVVIDIKADDKAFRREVADLGKNVQRSLKGVEGVFSRTGSAFTRYVTAPIVAGTTAAVVFGIKTAASFEQTEVALETMLGSAEAAKQMLDDLKTFAAKTPFEIPGLMDATKRLLAYGFAAEDVIPMLTSVGDAAAGLSLGTDGLNRIIVALGQIKTKGAVQAEEMRQLAEAGIPAWDALATKLGVTIPEAMKLVEQRAVDADDAIAAITERMDRDFGGMMLKQADTLSGLWSNLKDVFSIKLGEAFQENAEPIKQTLRELIEVSGPLIDALMPAFVSAMDALMPMLEDGADLLQKFADADEDTQEAIIKMVAALALLGPALKITAGGLGMVNSAIGVMTSARVASALGEWRTALSLVTQNAGTSATALAGLSTQTAAVSAGYVALAGAVGYGVGTLINSIPAVEQTADALAEAAGEADSLGEYLATAGERQKTWVDYVAPGIPAIQTLAGALGHLAGQTEDVTGLTSDLGLVLDENGVPTQASIEAARERNELLRQAAEATRTLMGVTDEGTRAFRDYEDALVSVKDEQRGAERADIDLERAKLRLTESQQRVTDALDEYGENSPEYQRAVLDLRDAELDLLDAEERAAQAATDLNDAIAAIPKPNGGSLQAWMEYYQKIGDKAAYAAAQALLATGAMSSDGRARSSTGGYNIPVYGTGTFARYPHLAMVGDEPEVIIPLGDKAAADKYLPMVFDSLPGGSTGGPSVAPSSVAGRTTNYYLGDIQVPPGDAQAEQVFAGLIEMAERYGRMVPVEEM; encoded by the coding sequence ATGTCTGACGGCCAGGTGGTCATCGACATAAAGGCCGACGACAAAGCCTTCCGGCGCGAGGTGGCCGACCTCGGCAAGAACGTCCAGCGCAGCCTCAAGGGCGTCGAGGGCGTGTTCTCCAGGACGGGATCGGCGTTCACGCGGTACGTGACCGCGCCCATCGTGGCGGGGACCACGGCGGCCGTCGTGTTCGGCATCAAGACCGCCGCCAGCTTCGAGCAGACCGAGGTGGCGCTGGAGACGATGCTCGGGAGCGCCGAGGCCGCCAAGCAGATGCTCGACGACCTCAAGACGTTCGCGGCCAAGACGCCGTTCGAGATCCCCGGACTCATGGACGCCACCAAGCGCCTGCTCGCCTACGGGTTCGCCGCCGAGGACGTGATCCCGATGCTCACGAGCGTCGGCGACGCGGCGGCCGGGCTCTCTCTCGGCACGGACGGGCTGAACCGCATCATCGTGGCGCTCGGCCAGATCAAGACGAAAGGCGCCGTGCAGGCCGAGGAGATGCGCCAGCTGGCCGAGGCCGGCATCCCGGCGTGGGACGCGCTCGCGACCAAGCTCGGCGTCACCATCCCCGAGGCGATGAAGCTCGTGGAGCAGCGGGCCGTCGATGCCGACGACGCGATCGCGGCGATCACCGAGCGCATGGACCGCGACTTCGGCGGGATGATGCTCAAGCAGGCCGACACGCTCTCCGGCCTGTGGAGCAACCTGAAAGACGTGTTCTCCATCAAGCTCGGCGAGGCTTTCCAGGAAAATGCCGAGCCCATCAAGCAGACCCTGCGCGAGCTGATAGAAGTCTCCGGACCGCTCATCGACGCGCTCATGCCCGCGTTCGTCTCCGCGATGGACGCGCTAATGCCGATGCTCGAAGACGGCGCGGACCTGCTCCAGAAGTTCGCCGACGCCGACGAGGACACGCAGGAGGCCATCATCAAGATGGTCGCCGCTCTCGCGCTCCTCGGCCCCGCCCTCAAGATCACCGCAGGCGGGCTCGGCATGGTCAACTCGGCCATCGGCGTCATGACGAGCGCACGAGTGGCGTCGGCCCTCGGCGAGTGGCGCACCGCGCTCAGCCTCGTGACGCAGAACGCGGGCACCTCGGCCACCGCGCTCGCGGGGCTGTCCACGCAGACCGCTGCGGTCTCGGCCGGGTACGTGGCGCTCGCCGGAGCGGTAGGCTACGGCGTCGGGACGCTCATCAACAGCATCCCGGCCGTGGAGCAGACCGCCGACGCGCTCGCCGAGGCGGCAGGCGAGGCCGACAGCCTCGGCGAGTACCTCGCGACAGCGGGCGAGCGGCAGAAGACGTGGGTGGACTACGTCGCGCCCGGCATCCCGGCGATACAGACGCTGGCGGGCGCGCTCGGCCACCTCGCGGGGCAGACGGAGGACGTGACGGGCCTCACGAGCGACCTGGGCCTGGTGCTCGACGAGAACGGCGTACCGACCCAGGCGAGCATCGAGGCGGCCAGGGAGCGCAACGAGCTGTTGCGCCAGGCAGCGGAGGCCACGCGTACGCTCATGGGCGTGACGGACGAGGGCACGCGAGCCTTCCGTGACTACGAGGACGCGCTGGTCAGCGTCAAGGACGAGCAGAGGGGCGCCGAGCGGGCTGACATCGACCTCGAGCGTGCCAAGCTTCGCCTCACCGAGTCGCAGCAGCGTGTGACCGACGCGCTCGACGAGTACGGGGAGAACAGCCCCGAGTACCAGCGCGCGGTGCTCGACCTGCGAGACGCGGAGCTCGACCTGCTCGACGCGGAGGAACGCGCGGCCCAGGCGGCGACAGACCTCAACGACGCGATAGCCGCGATACCCAAGCCCAACGGCGGCAGTCTGCAGGCTTGGATGGAGTACTACCAGAAGATCGGCGACAAGGCCGCATACGCAGCCGCTCAGGCGCTGCTCGCCACCGGGGCGATGAGCAGCGACGGCAGAGCCCGCTCGTCGACCGGTGGCTACAACATCCCGGTCTACGGCACCGGAACTTTCGCCAGATACCCGCATCTCGCGATGGTCGGCGACGAGCCTGAGGTCATCATCCCGCTCGGCGACAAAGCCGCGGCCGACAAGTATCTGCCGATGGTGTTCGACTCGCTGCCTGGCGGCTCGACGGGCGGTCCATCCGTCGCCCCGTCCTCGGTGGCCGGACGCACGACGAACTACTACCTCGGCGACATCCAGGTCCCGCCGGGCGACGCGCAAGCCGAGCAGGTGTTCGCGGGGCTGATCGAGATGGCGGAGCGCTACGGGCGCATGGTCCCGGTAGAGGAGATGTAG
- a CDS encoding tetratricopeptide repeat protein, with protein MEPTQVIADFEELSERGHRTAATGELLTMMRLVREKRVEDSAVESMRIAVANRNMAEVERARPIVTAAWTADEERLQALVEAFVAEELVAAWRPRETWSNLVGQYDNMADGLTRILRRVDPDKAIGPEMFDLVDPGVLDDIKSVPEVTGHIDRFLDTMCLVIRMAGVPAGFDRTDPAHMIAAFCDTSEAAGAADLPALWRATGSSRAGRWKALVAAGCIPKAAPSLSAIALPKKKGGR; from the coding sequence ATGGAACCGACGCAGGTGATCGCGGATTTCGAGGAGCTGAGCGAGCGCGGGCACAGGACCGCCGCTACAGGCGAGTTGCTCACCATGATGCGGCTCGTCCGTGAGAAGCGGGTAGAGGACTCGGCTGTCGAGAGCATGCGGATAGCCGTGGCCAACCGGAACATGGCGGAGGTGGAGCGCGCCCGCCCGATCGTCACCGCGGCTTGGACGGCCGACGAGGAGCGCTTGCAGGCGCTCGTGGAGGCGTTCGTAGCAGAGGAGCTCGTGGCCGCGTGGAGGCCCCGGGAGACGTGGTCCAACCTTGTTGGGCAATACGACAACATGGCAGACGGCCTGACGCGCATCCTCCGCCGCGTGGACCCCGACAAGGCGATCGGCCCGGAGATGTTCGACTTGGTCGACCCCGGTGTGCTCGACGACATCAAGAGCGTCCCTGAGGTCACAGGGCACATCGACCGATTCCTCGACACGATGTGCCTCGTGATCCGCATGGCAGGCGTTCCGGCGGGCTTCGACCGCACCGATCCCGCGCACATGATCGCGGCGTTCTGTGACACGTCAGAGGCCGCAGGAGCGGCGGACCTGCCCGCGCTGTGGCGAGCCACCGGAAGCTCGCGTGCGGGGCGCTGGAAGGCACTCGTGGCCGCAGGCTGCATCCCGAAGGCCGCGCCCTCCCTCTCGGCGATCGCTCTTCCGAAGAAGAAGGGCGGCCGGTGA
- a CDS encoding cell wall-binding repeat-containing protein — MFRITHMRPALFLITVLLTLGVAASASAATWPADTHQVSLAVDRVEGADRYATAVAVAKAGWPGWAGIDRVIIASGEPRSYADPLAAGSLCWAYDAPLMLVESDRVPSAVKSALAAIHSANGGVDVTIVGGPGAVSGAVVSELRSLITSGTVEQPWTVGDRYTTAARVAARSAQVASETSRTVPARAFIANGTDRFGFVDALALSAVSARTGVPVLLVQPGEVPLSTASALRSLPIGDVIVAGGTTAVTNTVYSRVGATSRWGGPDRYATSVAIARGARTEGWLTGETVGVAAAIPDALTGSTYAAKLGGPLLYSEKTALAPATAYYLAGMQGTVSSAVVFGGPNAVSTSQERELGGAPSAPLLVAPSDSSYVAKKANVRVRTGVNTSEVKLFVGSTLIATRPATSYAVVDFGLVAVPAEGISLRVVATNPDGKVTETSAKYRRLAYPAATSIVIDKSDFRIYLVQNDVLVESYPIAIGRPGMETPTRLWKINSKYYTDPNGVYGPRKMRLYAQAGSTWVYTAYGIHGTNEPWVIGTKASHGCIRLYNEDILDLFPRVRLGTLVLTRE; from the coding sequence ATGTTCCGGATCACACACATGAGGCCCGCACTCTTCCTGATCACCGTGCTCCTGACACTCGGCGTTGCTGCGTCCGCAAGCGCTGCGACCTGGCCTGCAGACACCCACCAGGTGTCGCTCGCGGTCGACAGGGTCGAGGGCGCCGACCGGTACGCCACGGCGGTCGCTGTGGCCAAGGCCGGATGGCCCGGCTGGGCGGGGATCGATCGCGTGATCATCGCCTCGGGAGAGCCCCGTTCGTACGCCGACCCTCTCGCGGCGGGCTCACTCTGCTGGGCGTACGACGCGCCGTTGATGCTCGTGGAGAGCGATCGTGTGCCTTCAGCGGTCAAGAGCGCCCTTGCCGCCATCCACTCGGCCAACGGTGGTGTGGATGTGACGATCGTGGGCGGCCCTGGCGCGGTAAGCGGCGCGGTGGTGAGTGAGCTGCGGTCGCTCATCACCTCGGGCACCGTCGAACAGCCGTGGACGGTGGGGGATAGGTACACCACCGCCGCGCGAGTGGCGGCACGCTCCGCACAGGTGGCCAGCGAGACGTCACGGACGGTCCCGGCACGCGCGTTCATCGCGAACGGCACGGATCGCTTCGGCTTCGTGGACGCGCTCGCGCTGTCCGCGGTCTCCGCGCGCACAGGTGTGCCCGTTCTGTTGGTGCAGCCGGGTGAGGTCCCCCTGTCAACGGCCTCTGCGTTGAGATCGCTTCCCATCGGGGATGTCATCGTTGCCGGCGGTACGACCGCGGTCACCAACACCGTGTACTCACGCGTAGGCGCCACGTCGCGCTGGGGAGGCCCCGACCGCTATGCCACAAGCGTCGCGATCGCCCGCGGAGCCCGCACCGAGGGGTGGCTGACCGGTGAGACGGTAGGTGTGGCCGCGGCGATCCCGGATGCGCTGACCGGATCGACTTACGCGGCGAAGCTGGGCGGGCCGCTGTTGTACTCGGAAAAGACGGCCCTTGCCCCGGCCACGGCGTACTACCTCGCAGGGATGCAGGGCACGGTCTCCTCGGCAGTGGTCTTCGGAGGCCCGAACGCGGTCTCCACGTCACAGGAGCGGGAACTGGGTGGTGCGCCGTCCGCGCCCTTGCTCGTGGCCCCTTCCGACAGCTCGTATGTGGCCAAGAAGGCGAACGTGCGAGTCCGCACGGGCGTGAACACCAGTGAGGTGAAGCTGTTCGTCGGGAGCACGCTGATCGCCACAAGGCCAGCGACTTCGTACGCGGTGGTGGACTTCGGACTCGTCGCGGTGCCTGCCGAAGGTATCTCGCTGCGGGTCGTCGCCACCAACCCTGACGGCAAGGTGACCGAGACGAGTGCGAAGTACCGGCGACTCGCGTATCCGGCGGCGACGTCGATCGTGATCGACAAGTCGGACTTCCGCATCTACCTGGTACAGAACGATGTGCTCGTCGAGAGCTACCCGATCGCGATCGGCCGTCCGGGCATGGAGACTCCCACGCGGCTGTGGAAGATCAACTCCAAGTACTACACCGACCCGAACGGGGTGTACGGGCCGCGGAAGATGCGCCTCTACGCTCAGGCAGGTTCCACCTGGGTGTACACGGCGTACGGGATACACGGCACGAACGAACCGTGGGTCATCGGCACGAAGGCTTCGCACGGCTGCATCCGGCTGTACAACGAAGACATACTCGACCTGTTCCCGCGGGTGCGGCTCGGCACGCTCGTGCTCACACGCGAGTGA
- a CDS encoding diacylglycerol/lipid kinase family protein — MNVLMITNLRSGFGDPGLYDFVRELGSHHVDVTLRFLNEGADLAHLLRDVKDYARVVAAGGDGTVSAIAYALRDTGIPLLAYPAGTANLIARNLRLPLDPVDLAVALIAGRTVTIDLGELHLPGSGARKEVTAGFAISAGAGFDAAIMEAAAGLKPTLGEGAYVLGALQNLNPRVSRFTLDLDEGTVRTEGIAVMIMNLARIQFDIEVTHGSDAQDGLFEVVVVKTSHPAGLLPAIWAALLDRLQSHPERPGLEIHTASQVRVLADPPLPVQYDGEVTPAATPMTARVLPRAATFIVADDDVLPSDDFGAARRDR; from the coding sequence GTGAACGTGCTCATGATCACCAATCTGCGCTCGGGGTTCGGAGACCCCGGCCTCTATGATTTCGTGCGCGAGCTGGGGTCCCATCACGTGGATGTCACGCTGCGCTTCCTGAACGAGGGAGCGGACCTCGCGCACCTCCTGCGCGATGTGAAGGACTACGCTCGCGTTGTCGCGGCCGGGGGCGACGGCACGGTCTCGGCCATCGCATACGCGCTCCGCGACACAGGCATCCCGCTTCTCGCGTATCCCGCCGGTACCGCCAATCTGATCGCACGCAACCTCCGCCTCCCCCTTGACCCCGTGGACCTGGCGGTCGCCCTCATCGCGGGCCGCACGGTCACGATCGACCTCGGCGAGCTGCACCTCCCCGGATCCGGAGCGCGCAAGGAAGTGACGGCCGGTTTCGCCATCTCGGCGGGAGCGGGCTTCGACGCTGCCATCATGGAGGCCGCCGCAGGACTCAAGCCCACCCTGGGTGAGGGCGCATACGTGCTCGGAGCGCTGCAGAACCTCAATCCACGGGTGTCGCGATTCACGCTCGATCTCGACGAGGGCACCGTGCGCACCGAGGGTATCGCCGTGATGATCATGAACCTGGCGCGCATCCAGTTCGACATCGAGGTGACCCATGGAAGCGACGCCCAGGACGGTCTCTTCGAAGTGGTGGTCGTGAAAACGTCACACCCGGCGGGCCTGCTCCCCGCGATCTGGGCGGCTCTGCTCGACCGTCTCCAATCGCATCCGGAGCGGCCCGGGCTCGAGATCCATACGGCCTCACAGGTGAGAGTGCTTGCCGACCCGCCGCTCCCCGTGCAGTACGACGGCGAGGTCACACCGGCAGCGACGCCGATGACCGCGCGCGTCCTGCCCCGTGCCGCCACCTTCATCGTTGCCGATGATGACGTTCTTCCGTCGGATGACTTCGGAGCGGCGCGCCGGGACCGCTGA
- the rnd gene encoding ribonuclease D, translating to MYIRDTESLADTIETLMAAPVVAVDTEFMRERTYYARLCLVQLGTAEESFVVDAVALEGKLEPLARLLTAPHVVKVVHAGSQDVEILLRATGSTVAPVFDTQIAATLAGFPVQVGYAQLVKDLLGVHVDKSDTFTDWAARPLTPEQVEYAEADVRYLPEVYERLHERLEREGRLAWLAEDFERLADPKTYEVDPREQYRRVKRASSLDRRSLAVLRELAAWRETEAQRRDTPKRWLISDESLVEIARRTPGSAAELSGIRGVNDKVASRSGAAVIAAIRAGQAVPEDELPRLPRKDRIPSGAQAVADLLSAVLRIRAREHNVATTLLASRDELERFAAGDRDGHPLSTGWRRTLVGAELAAIADGATAVRVKDGRLAVIPVDPPSEASGSDDA from the coding sequence TTGTACATCCGGGACACTGAATCACTTGCCGACACGATCGAGACCCTTATGGCGGCGCCTGTCGTGGCGGTTGACACGGAGTTCATGCGCGAGCGCACGTACTATGCCCGGTTGTGCCTGGTGCAGCTCGGTACGGCCGAGGAGAGCTTCGTGGTGGACGCCGTGGCGCTGGAGGGCAAGCTCGAGCCCCTCGCGCGCCTGCTGACGGCTCCGCACGTCGTGAAGGTCGTGCATGCCGGCTCGCAGGACGTAGAGATACTGCTGCGGGCCACCGGCTCCACTGTGGCCCCGGTGTTCGACACGCAGATCGCGGCGACTCTGGCGGGCTTTCCAGTCCAGGTGGGGTATGCGCAGTTGGTCAAGGACCTCCTCGGCGTACATGTGGACAAGTCGGATACGTTCACCGACTGGGCGGCGCGTCCGCTCACGCCGGAGCAGGTCGAGTATGCCGAGGCCGACGTGCGCTACCTGCCGGAGGTCTACGAGCGGCTGCACGAGCGACTCGAGCGCGAAGGCAGGCTCGCCTGGCTCGCCGAGGACTTCGAGCGCCTCGCGGACCCGAAGACCTATGAGGTCGACCCCCGCGAGCAGTATCGCCGGGTGAAGCGCGCCTCGTCGCTCGACCGCAGGAGCCTCGCGGTGTTGCGCGAACTCGCTGCGTGGCGAGAGACGGAGGCGCAGCGAAGGGACACGCCCAAGCGGTGGCTGATCTCCGATGAGAGCCTCGTGGAGATCGCGAGGCGTACGCCGGGTTCCGCCGCCGAGCTCTCCGGGATCCGGGGTGTGAACGACAAGGTGGCGTCACGCAGCGGCGCTGCCGTCATCGCGGCCATCCGCGCGGGTCAGGCGGTCCCTGAGGACGAACTGCCCCGTCTGCCGCGCAAGGACCGTATCCCGTCGGGCGCCCAGGCGGTTGCGGACCTGCTGTCGGCGGTGTTGCGCATCAGGGCGCGGGAGCACAACGTGGCGACCACGCTGCTGGCCTCGCGCGACGAACTCGAGCGGTTCGCGGCAGGAGACCGGGACGGCCACCCCCTCTCCACAGGTTGGCGCCGCACGCTTGTGGGAGCCGAGCTGGCCGCGATAGCCGACGGCGCGACCGCAGTGCGCGTGAAGGACGGTCGCCTGGCCGTCATCCCGGTCGATCCGCCCTCCGAAGCCTCCGGGAGCGATGATGCCTGA